A segment of the Triticum urartu cultivar G1812 chromosome 1, Tu2.1, whole genome shotgun sequence genome:
tttaaaaatgcatgagttaactaaggaaaacattgagcgtatgaacgctaaatataaacttgctggagataagggtagaaaacatgttgtgtttgcacctggagatcttgtttggttacatttgcgtaaagatagatttcctaatttgcgcaaatcaaagctaatgccacgtgctgatggtccttttaaggtgttagagaaaataaatgataatgcatataaacttgagctacctgcagattttggggttagtcccacttttaacattgcagatttgaagccttatttgggtgaggaagatgagcttccgtcgaggacgacttcatttcaagaaggggaggatgatgaggacatcaataccattgttacatccacatcccctactgttacatatactggaccaattactagagctcgcgcacgccaattaaattaccaggtactttcgtttcttggtaatgattttaatgttcatgagaatatgatgctgcctaaattggatacatttgttttgcttacaaatgaagggcctagcttggagaaggatgaacattggagcaagaacacgcatggagttgatggcatgcgcaagaggatcaagaacggagttactagtgatgatttcaggactttgaagccaccataaagagtgcatgaagccttggacgaaatatacaagatgccacttcataatattcgtccataggctattctaggtgctgcgtcaccttattattggggcaggcccatgtaatttcgaaatacttaagtataggttatttttagagtccgtatgtgtggggaaacaagagttagggttggtttcggaccccaccctcaagggccacgaaattgcccccccccctcttcctccatatatacagcccttagggcgtcgtttagactttgggttttgtttagattaaaagttcgccatagctgcaacttctcgtacttcgtttgtgtccaacgaccagaccaagacgtcacagaaccccaccttgatcaataaagttttcatcctatattcgcaatatccagattgcaatctcagtttcttgcttgttcttcgtttgcttgcaggaaacagaccctcgtggtcaggttgatcgtgctccggcgtggtcaataacccctcggaagttggtttagcgattgctaaggcgcgacgtctcgcacgttcgtagtcggatcgtcaaggtcgactcccacagaaacgatagccaccatctcattgaaacatcgggacacctttgcctctatcacctTGATCTGACGCGCTCATTCCGTAGGATCTACGCGTAGCGCACGTCCGGTCGAACGTTCGGCCGGCGTACCGATCGGAAAcgtttaccttcctcaaaacatagTTTTTGATCCCTAAAACTTACCTCTCCGGTGGTTTATGAATTACGGTGGATGGGCTAGATCTGGGCTTCGAGGCCTTGAGGCGCAGGGATGTGTTGCTGCCCAGTGCGGTCTACGTCTCCTCCGGTGTCTGTGGCTAGTCGACGTCCTTTGCTGGTGCGGCTCTGGTCCGATGCTCGGCAAGCTGCGTTCCCCTCCAGCTTCCTTCGCTCGCCGGCGTCCTCATAGGTTCGCCCCAACGGTTCGGATGTGCGTCCCCAGATCTTGGCTTGTTGGCATCACCGATCGCCGTCGCATCCCCTGTGCCGCCCTCTTCGCCCCGCCATGTTTCCAACCTCCTCCACACTGATGCCTTGTGCTTCTCCGCTAGCACCAAAGTTCGCGCGTCTGGCGGCGCCCGTTGCCACCTTTATCTTCGGTGGCGGGCGCAACTCTCCTTCTTGCAGTGGTAGACTGATTTCCTCGTCTTTGGATACTAATCTGTTGGTTTTGAGGTTGCTCAGACATATGCCAGGGCTAAATCCTGCTCGGTTTGCCAATGCTGGCAGCATCGACACCTGCGGGTGTCGCCTTCCTTCATGAAGGCGTTGTTATGGCCTCTATCTGTGCCCCTCTTTGAGCACTAGGGAAAGCCTTAGGTTCAGTTCTTCGGATCAGATGGCGACAACGTCAGGATgtcattttccttcatgtagtCGTCGTCTTGATTGCTCGCGGTGTCTTCGTTATGGATTTTAGATTTCGAGATGTTGGATGTGGTATTGATTTGGGCTACTTCCCATCACATGGGCATCCAGGGGGTAATGTATGACTTCGCCGGTGCTCCCTCCACGGCTTCTTCCTCTGGCCCAGCCAGGTCCGCAACCCACTTGCCGACTCTCTAGGCGCTAATGGTGggggtgtggggggggggggggggggggggggggggggggagggtgcGTTGATCCTGATGATCGTGACGCAGCTTGAGAACCCTATGTTTTGTGTCCTCGCCTTCCATGGTTGTAGTCTATGTTCTTAGTAATATGTACCCTAGATCAGCAACAACAGTTCTTATTGTGCAACGACGAATTTTATGTGTATCCTAGATTAAGTCTCAAATTAATATGTTATGAAAGCATATGTTCGAATAATAAAGTTTGTACGCAAACTTTTGAAGGAAAAGAATTTTTGGGGGGATTAAGTTTCGGGAGAAAGGCAAGAAGATGAAGGTTTAATTCCACAAAAAAGGGATAGGGGATAGAATGGAGAATTAAAGTTATGGAGGATGAACTAGAGATGCTCTAAGAAACTCCAATTTGGACACCGGCTCTCCTTGTGTGCCAGGACAGACTCATCGTCACGTTTGCATCTACAGTGCCCGGCAGATAGACAACAATGGAGCAAAAACAACACACATGCTAAGGATATAGTTTAATCTCACAACTCTAAGGAGCAATCCAAAACAATTGCCCTATGTTTGCGACACATATTCAGGAAGCTACATTCAACTATTCGAGGTTTACATTCCAAATAACCTGAAGCAGATACTTGTATAGAAAGAAAGAAATTATGTATGTATAGGGAATTCCCAGTACAGAGGGCAAGTTGTACTATACGGCACAAAATGTCTCCAGCACAGCACAGGCTTTCTAAACACTAGTACTAATATATCAGACTATATAAATGTAGCATGACATTTGTAATACAAATTACCAAAGAAACATACTCCCACCGtaccataatataagaacgtttttgacactagtgtagtgtcaaaaacgctcttatattatgggacggagggagtagaatcaTGAAAGATGTTGTAGGAAAAGCAGGACACTGATCGATAGAGTAAGTGAACAACCACCAAAGAACAACTGTAATCATTTCTATTCATCAGTATATGGTCTATCCAGGTTTACATCACAACCTATCACAACTGGGTGCACAAGTACAGCAAGAAGACAGACAAGACACTATCCATGTATGTGAGATGTTGAAAGAACGTCGTTACTGTATGTGTGCTTCAACTTCACTATATCTAATCTACAGTACTACACTCAAGATGAAAGCTTGCACCTGCCATTTACCTACACCATGAAGCTTTCTACTGAGTAGCCGGTGAATCGTTTTCAAACTCAAAGAGTATTTAAGCTCACTGATCTAGGTAAGGGACAAGCCATTCTGGCGGATCATTGAAGAACATATAGGACTCCCGTAGGTGCAAAACATTGAGAGCCAACTCACAAGCAGCACGATTGGATTCTTCTGGAATGTCCCGGACTACGAAATGTGGGTATCCCTGGCTCAGGAATTCTTTCAGCTGCACTACATCTGGCGGTTGATCCGAAGAGGCGTATAGCGGGTTGAGCAGAGGGAGCAGATGGGACTCCAGCGTGATACTAGCTGGTTGATAGGACAGAGCGATTTTGATCCCTTTGCAACAAGCAGCTGCAAGCAGAAGAGCTGGCTCCCTGCGTAGTATCGGACTAAAGCATGATGCACCGACGAATTGTGCCGTGCTGCCATTCCTAATCAACACCCCTGCAGCACTATTAATTCCATCCTCTGCAACCAAAGAAGCAACGTTCAACCTCAGCGTCGTCACCTTCATCGATGCAGGTCTCTTTCCTTTGATATCTACTGTGGGCAGCACTGCAATATGACACACACGTTGATGCACATGTAATCTTCTGGAAACAACAAGTGTCAATAAAGATTTTAACCTTTTCTTTTCTGCTCTGACCCAGGGTGGCACGGCCATAGTGGTCCGACCGTCCGTGTACCATGCTTTTGTGGCGAAAAAATATTATCCAAGAGTTCATTGAATGCTTGTGCTGGAAAAACATCAGAGAAAGAACCATCACATAAAACATTAGACAAAGCATATTACTAAACATTGCTGCAATATAATTGGCTTCACCTTCTCGTTGAAATAGCATTGCATGAAAAATCAAGGAAAAATGCAATTAATTACTCAGAAGTTATTTCAAGTTTCGACCTCTACTtggatatactccctccgtcccataatgtaagacgttttttgaggGGAGTACAAGATAGAGGTGGCAAAGAAGGTAGAATCTGTGATAGCTTATTCTATCTGCTCATAGGTGGACTAGAAATGATCTTTCAGAATGAACTAGAAAAAACTTTCACTGGGTTCTGTGCCAGTGAGGCGGTGACCTCATAGGACCCCTATTCCAGTGTTGCTTCATAATGTGTATATTCAACTAGACAAAATACAGAAATATTGTATCTCTgaacataaactcataatatgtgCAAAATAAACATGTCTGAATTAGAGCAACAAAGCACAGATGCATGCAAAGGATGAACGAAGTATTTAGATGGTAACTAGGCATCTATATATATGTACCACTAGATTTCACTGTATTATAAAGCAAACATGCCCGGTGGCTTATCGACTCTGTCAGTTAAGTGGGCAAATGGTAAAATCATCGAAAAGTAGCAAGAAGTTCCATCTTATTAATTCCAATTTTCCAAACATTCTAGACTACTTGCCGAAGTAGAAAATCATATCACGAATACACTGGCAATCTCTCAATAATAATATACTTTGTTTTTCGTGATTGGCATGTCTAGCAGGAGTAGTGAACAAATATTAATGAACAAGTAGTGAACAAATATTAATGAACAAGTAGTGAACAAATATTTCTTTATACTTTCTTTTTTCAATTAGTATTATATTAATGAACAAGTACTAGTGAACAAATATTTCCTCGTTGTATTAGGACAGTGGACTCATGACTTTACCATGGTACAAAGCAAGAAACTTGTCAGCACTAATTTAAGTTAACAGGCAGGTTCACAGGTCATTGGGATTTCTTTATTTTTTGTGAATTGGCATGCAAGCAGGAGTGACATGACATACTAATAAACATGTTAAGTGACGCACCACGGATTCAGGGTAAGAAAACAGGAAATGTTACTAACCAAGTGTAGGATTATCCCGCAATGGAACATATGCTGAAGCATGAGTTCCGGAGTTAAAAGCAGATGTTTCATCAAGTGGCACTACAAATCAGACATGATGATCAGTCCAAATGCATACTTATGTAAGAAAAAATGTAGAGTTAGTAAACATGTAACATTTACTAACCATCATTCGAGTTTGCCTGCACTGGAGGAAAAGTTGCAGTATAATTCCTTGAGTTAGAAGCAGATAACTGATTATGCATTACAGCATCTCTGACCTCTGCACACATTTTATGATGCCATGATGGTTAGAAGAAATACAACgtttttatttttgaggtataGAGGATAGGGGACAGAAGTAAAACAACGAACTTAGAAATACCATTACTACAAGGTTCGTTGGTCAACATCCTTTCAGAATATGAACTTGAATTGTGTGGGTGCATATTATGACCTGTAAAAGAATGACACAGATCATCCACCATAGATATACATACATTTACCTTGATCAATTTGTAACTGACCACGAAAGTGAATATCACATAAAAGGGTAAGGAGCAGTACACAGAAACCTTGTCAACAAGTATATGAATATTTAACATAGGTGCATATTGACTGCAGAGCAACTTGGTAACTAAGCAGCTATGCTAAGTTTTGAACTTAAGTTTCTGTTAGCAAATGTTCTTACTGTTTCAGAAAACCTTGGAGTAGTTGATAGGAGTTCATCTTGTTAATTTCAAACATTCCAGACTACACTGCCAAAGCTGGAACTTGAATCGCTAATACACTGGCAATCCTTTCAGTAATAAGATATGAATGAATAAGCAGCAAACAAATATTTCCTCATTGTATGAAGACAGCAGACTCATGACTTACCATTGTACAAAGCAAGAAATTTCCCAGCATTAATTAAGTTAACAGGCAAAGCTCACAAGTCATAAGGATTTTTCTTTCTTTGTGAATTGGCATGTCAAGCAGGAGAGACATGACAAACTATCAAGAATGCAGGTAAGATAGGGGTAAGAAAATAGGAAACACTACTAACCAAGTGTATAATAACCTCGTGATGGAACATATTCTGAAGCATGAGTTCCAGGGTTAAAGGTAGATGTTTCATCAAGAATCACTACATACCAGACTTGATCAGCTCAAATACATACTTATATGAGAAAAGTTATAAAGTAAGCAAACATGGAACATTTTACTAACCATCATTCGAGTTTAATTGCAGTTGAGGAAATGTTGCAGTATGATTCCGTGAGTAAGAAGCAGATAATTGATTATGCGTTGCAGTATCTCTGAGCCCTGCACACATGTGATGATTGTTAGTAGAAATACACAGTTCGGATAGATAGAAGTAAAACACCAAATTTAGCTATACCATTACTACCAGGTTTGTTAGTCAACATCCTTCcagaatttgaatttgaattttgtgGGTGCATCTTATGACCTGTAAAGAATATCGCAGATTATCCACCATAGATATacacccatttacctggatcTATTTTTAACTGACTACGAAAGTAAATATTAGATGCAGGACAAGGAGTGGTAAACAGAAACCTTGTCAACAAGTATACGAGTATATTTACCATAGGTGTATATTGACAGAAGAGCAACTTGGTAAACTGAGCAGATATGCTAAGCTACTAACTTTAGTTTCTATTAACAAATGATTGTCCTGTTACAGAAAACCTTGGAGTAGTTGATAGGAGTTCATCTTGTTTATTTCAAACATTCCAGACTACATTGGCAAAGTTGAAACTTGAATCGCTAATGCACTGGCAATCCTTTCAGTAATAAGAGATGAAGGAATAAGCAGCAAACAAATATTTCCTCGTTGTATCAAGACAACAGACTCGTGACTTACCATGGTACAAAGCAAGAAACTTGTCGGCGTTAATTTTAAGTTAACAAGCAAAGTTCAAAAGTCATCAGGATTTTCCTTTCTCTGTGAATTTGCATGTCAAGCAGGAGTGGCATGACAAACTAATAACATGTTAACTGATGTATCAAGAATGCAGGGAGGGTAAGAAAACAAGAAACACTACTAACCAAGTGTGTAATAACCCCCTGATGGAACATATGCTGAAGCATGAGTTCCAGGGTTAAAGGCAAATGTTTCATCAAGCATCACTACACATCAGACATTATGATCAGCTCAGTACATACTTATGTAAGATAAATTATAAAGTAAGCAAACATGGAACATTTACTAACCATCATTCGAGTTTAATTGCAGTTGAGGAAATGTTGCAGTATGATTCCGTGAGTAAGAAGCAGATAATTGATTATGCGTTGCAGTATCTCTGAGCCCTGCACATGTGTGATGATTGTTAGTAGAAATACAAAGTTCAGATAAATAGAAGTAAAACACCAAATTTAGCTGTGCCATTACTACCAGGTTCGTTGGTCGACATCCTTCCAGAATATGAACTTGAATTGTGTGGGTGCATATCATGACCTGTAAAATAATAGCACAGATCATCCACCTAAGATACACACCCGTTTACCTGAATCTATTTGCGACTGACTACGAAAGTAAATATTAGATGCAGGACAAGGAGTGGTACACAGAAACCTTGTCAACTTCGTAAACTGAGCAGCTATGCTAAGTTGCTAACTTTTAGTTTCAATTAAGAATCATTCGTCCTGTTTCAGAAAACTTTGGGAGTAGTTGATAGGAGTTCCATCTTATTTATTCCAAACGTTCCAGACTACATTGCCAAAATTGAACTTGAATCATCGCAATCCTTTCAGTTACCCTATATGAATGAACAAGTAGCGAACAAATATTTCCTTGCTGTATCAAGACAGCACACTCGTGAGTCACCATGGTAAAAAGCAAGAAACTTGTTAGCATTACTTTCAAGTTAACAGACAAAGCGCACAAGTCATCAGGCTTTCGCTCTTTCTTTGTGAATTGGCATGTCAAGCAGGAGCGACATGACAATTAATAAACATGGTAATTAACAATGCAGGGTAAGGAATCGGGAATTGTTACTAACCAAGCTTAGAATTATTCCGCAATGGAACATATGCTGAAGCATGAGTTCCGGAGTTAAAAGCAGGGGTTCCATCAAGCATCACCACACATCAGACATGAATGATGATCGTTCTAAATACATACTTATGGGAGAAAAATTGTAGAGTAGGAAGACATGGAACATTTACCGACCATCAGTTGAGTTTGCTTGCTGTGGAGGAAATGTTGCAGTATGATTCCTTGGGTTAGAAGCAGATAATTGATTATGCATTGCAGCATGTCTGAAGTCTGCACACATGTACCATGATGGTTAGTAGAAACAGACAGTTCGGATAGAAGTGAAACACCGAATTTTGCTATACCATTACTGCCAGGTTCATTGGTCAACATCCTTCCAGAATATGAACTTGAATTGTGTGGATGCATATTATAACCTGTATAAGAATGACACAGATCATCCACCATAGATATACAACCATTCACCTTGATCTATTTGTGACTTACTATGAGAGTAAATAGTAGATAAAGAACAAGTAGCAGTACACAGAAATCTTGCCGGCAAGTATAGGAGTATATCTACCATAATCCATAGGTGTATATTGACTGCAGAGCAACTTGATAAACTAAGCAGCTATACACTAAGTTGCTAACGTAATTTCTCTTGGCAAACGTTCCTCCTGTCAGAAAAGCTTGCAGTAGTTGATAGGATTTTGAGAAATAATGAATTACCTGAAAGATAATGTAACCAAAACCTGCATGTTCAATCTTGGATAAACATGGCAGTAGAAAAATAAAATCCTTGTGGCAATCATCTTGATCGTATATGTACAGTCATACGTTCACAACATATACAATGTACTGTGAAAATAATCTTGACAAAATGCCAATAAAAACGGCCATCTATGAGTTATAAACTCATAACAGGGAAAATCCTCAGGTAAATCTGTAAATGACGTTCAACAAAATGCTCAGTGACACCAAGAGAAGATATGCTAGAGGTTATAGTGCTGAACCTGCATCTGAAGTAAAATTGGATGGACCACCACCAACCATCTGGGATGAAAAAAGTCTGCAAAAATAGAACAAACATTTAATTTATATGCAGAGATAAACTCAAATCATTATATGTCTAGCTAATTGAGATAGCATATCAACATTTTAAGAAGCAACACAAGTAGCATCCTTTTGTAAAACGGAAGATGGTTTCATTTTTCCCGAATGAGATGGTGCCTTGCCAACATAAATAACTTCCACGGAAAGAATTCGACAGAAGATTTATCTTGTAACACGAGACTAAGCCAAACCTTTTAAGTTACAGAACAAAACTGAACAGAATTTGCCATAACCATTCTATCGAGTAGCAGAAATTCTGCACAGGAGATTAAAGGAAATCAATCAAGTGCTTGAGCACCATTCCAATAACAAAATTGTAGTATTATTATACGCGCTATACTACACTGAATCGCTCATTACGCAAGCAACAAATCGGCACCAGAGACCAGATGGAACTAACCGTAGATGCTTAGGACCATTTCTCGGGGTACAAACATCGAACAGATAGCGGGCGACACATGGTAGGAAACTAGGAACACGGCATTACGAGGAAGAGCACGAGCCTCTGCGAGATTTCAAGTACCAACCTGCTTTGGGTCGCGTTCAGCCATGCGTTTCGGGCCCAATCCACGATCAGCGTCTTGTCTCCGGGAACCAAACCTCTGGAGGACGAGAAAACAACGCAACCAAATTAGTAGTCCTACTACTAGAGGAAGCGCGAGAAGCAGGCGCAGGAATCGTGGCGGCTAGCCCCGGGAGGAAGCGGGGGAAGGAGCGTCGCATGGGCCAGAGCAAGAGCTGGATCCATGAAGCGAGACGCCACCGAGAGGCGAGGACCGCACCTTCGCATGAGCAGCAGGAGAGTCTCCGCGACGTATTTGATCTGGCGGCAGTGCGGGTCCTCGGACGCCCCGGGTATGGAATTCAGGTAGTGGAGGAGGTCGTACGGCTTGCGGCGCATGACGAGCTCGTGGACGCGGCCCGGGTCGAGGTGGCGGGAGCCATTGCCGGAGCCCGAGGAGCCCATCATCTGTGCCTGCACGAGCGCGCGCGCGCGGAGAGAGAGAACCGGAAGTGACTACGCGGGagaagggaagggaagggaaCGGAGCAGCGGAGCGGGAGCGCGACGGTGGAGGAGAGGGGCTTACGTCAatggcggcggcgtggggcggcgcgTAGGCtgagggaggagaggggcttACGTCAatggcggcggcgtggggcggcgcaTAGGCTGAGGGAGGAGAGGCGGGGGTGGTCGGTGGGCGAGGAAGCCGAGAATGGAAAAACGGGGTGCGCCGCGACGCcgcttcctcttcctcttcgatCTCTTCGTAGGCACGGCGGAGACGGCCGGGGCCGCGTGCGTGGGTTGGACGCCAAACGCTTTGGCGGCGCCGGAAGGAAACGCGGCCCAGTGGGTTGTGAAGGAGCGTCGAAAGGGGCCTATGTGCTTTTGGTGGGGACTGGACATACCACCACCACGGACAAGATTTGGGCCCAATAATACAGGGTTGTCTATTTGAAAGAGAATAAAAAAGTAAAACGAGTAAAACTTAAAATCTTGTTCTTCGTGACCCGATATTCCTAATATAAGAGCGCTTTCTACACTAGTGTAGTAGTGTCAAATACGTGCTTATATTATGGGACAAAGAGAGTAGTTTTCGAGCTTCTCGTCTCAAAAGGAGTTATTTATCTAAAACCACCACACTTGGTGTTAGGATAACAACTTGATATCACATTTGAGTCAGGGCACAAAAAATCACCAACTCTGTGCCTAATCAATAACGCGGAGCACTGATTGTTTAATTTGGTCGGAAAAAAGCAAAACCGACGGGTAGGTCCCACCTGACGGGCTGACGTGGCGTGCTTGTGTGGACAATTTACTGAGTTGGATGAGGGCCCCACCTGTCAATGACTAGAGTCTTCTTCTTTCTCTCTCCAATTTTCTTATGGGCATTTCAACAAACACGCTATGGGCGTATCTTCATCGGCGCCCGGATCAGGTGAGGTCGCGCAGCAGTGCACCGGGGAACGCGCGATGCAGCTGCAGCAAGGAGAAGCTCAGGCGACACCCATGGTGGTATTCTTTGGCTATGAAGGCGATGGTGGGCTCAAGCGCAGGGGACGCCGATGGCAGACTTGCGGCCGCCGCAGGACATGCCCTCCATGGCGCGCGGCCAGGGCCTCCCTGGGCATCGCCGCCCGCCACCGGGTACAACAGCTCCAGCGCCGCCGACACGTGCT
Coding sequences within it:
- the LOC125515714 gene encoding uncharacterized protein LOC125515714 isoform X12, which produces MMGSSGSGNGSRHLDPGRVHELVMRRKPYDLLHYLNSIPGASEDPHCRQIKYVAETLLLLMRRGLVPGDKTLIVDWARNAWLNATQSRLFSSQMVGGGPSNFTSDAGYNMHPHNSSSYSGRMLTNEPGSNDFRHAAMHNQLSASNPRNHTATFPPQQANSTDAYVPLRNNSKLGHDMHPHNSSSYSGRMSTNEPGLRDTATHNQLSASYSRNHTATFPQLQLNSNDGHNMHPHNSSSYSERMLTNEPCSNEVRDAVMHNQLSASNSRNYTATFPPVQANSNDVPLDETSAFNSGTHASAYVPLRDNPTLAQAFNELLDNIFSPQKHGTRTVGPLWPCHPGSEQKRKVLPTVDIKGKRPASMKVTTLRLNVASLVAEDGINSAAGVLIRNGSTAQFVGASCFSPILRREPALLLAAACCKGIKIALSYQPASITLESHLLPLLNPLYASSDQPPDVVQLKEFLSQGYPHFVVRDIPEESNRAACELALNVLHLRESYMFFNDPPEWLVPYLDQ
- the LOC125515714 gene encoding uncharacterized protein LOC125515714 isoform X9 — translated: MVGGGPSNFTSDAGYNMHPHNSSSYSGRMLTNEPGSNDFRHAAMHNQLSASNPRNHTATFPPQQANSTDAYVPLRNNSKLGHDMHPHNSSSYSGRMSTNEPGLRDTATHNQLSASYSRNHTATFPQLQLNSNDVMLDETFAFNPGTHASAYVPSGGYYTLGHKMHPQNSNSNSGRMLTNKPGSNGLRDTATHNQLSASYSRNHTATFPQLQLNSNDVILDETSTFNPGTHASEYVPSRGYYTLGHNMHPHNSSSYSERMLTNEPCSNEVRDAVMHNQLSASNSRNYTATFPPVQANSNDVPLDETSAFNSGTHASAYVPLRDNPTLAQAFNELLDNIFSPQKHGTRTVGPLWPCHPGSEQKRKVLPTVDIKGKRPASMKVTTLRLNVASLVAEDGINSAAGVLIRNGSTAQFVGASCFSPILRREPALLLAAACCKGIKIALSYQPASITLESHLLPLLNPLYASSDQPPDVVQLKEFLSQGYPHFVVRDIPEESNRAACELALNVLHLRESYMFFNDPPEWLVPYLDQ
- the LOC125515714 gene encoding uncharacterized protein LOC125515714 isoform X3, which translates into the protein MMGSSGSGNGSRHLDPGRVHELVMRRKPYDLLHYLNSIPGASEDPHCRQIKYVAETLLLLMRRGLVPGDKTLIVDWARNAWLNATQSRLFSSQMVGGGPSNFTSDAGYNMHPHNSSSYSGRMLTNEPGSNDFRHAAMHNQLSASNPRNHTATFPPQQANSTDGHDMHPHNSSSYSGRMSTNEPGLRDTATHNQLSASYSRNHTATFPQLQLNSNDVMLDETFAFNPGTHASAYVPSGGYYTLGHKMHPQNSNSNSGRMLTNKPGSNGLRDTATHNQLSASYSRNHTATFPQLQLNSNDVILDETSTFNPGTHASEYVPSRGYYTLGHNMHPHNSSSYSERMLTNEPCSNEVRDAVMHNQLSASNSRNYTATFPPVQANSNDVPLDETSAFNSGTHASAYVPLRDNPTLAQAFNELLDNIFSPQKHGTRTVGPLWPCHPGSEQKRKVLPTVDIKGKRPASMKVTTLRLNVASLVAEDGINSAAGVLIRNGSTAQFVGASCFSPILRREPALLLAAACCKGIKIALSYQPASITLESHLLPLLNPLYASSDQPPDVVQLKEFLSQGYPHFVVRDIPEESNRAACELALNVLHLRESYMFFNDPPEWLVPYLDQ
- the LOC125515714 gene encoding uncharacterized protein LOC125515714 isoform X1 — encoded protein: MMGSSGSGNGSRHLDPGRVHELVMRRKPYDLLHYLNSIPGASEDPHCRQIKYVAETLLLLMRRGLVPGDKTLIVDWARNAWLNATQSRLFSSQMVGGGPSNFTSDAGYNMHPHNSSSYSGRMLTNEPGSNDFRHAAMHNQLSASNPRNHTATFPPQQANSTDAYVPLRNNSKLGHDMHPHNSSSYSGRMSTNEPGLRDTATHNQLSASYSRNHTATFPQLQLNSNDVMLDETFAFNPGTHASAYVPSGGYYTLGHKMHPQNSNSNSGRMLTNKPGSNGLRDTATHNQLSASYSRNHTATFPQLQLNSNDVILDETSTFNPGTHASEYVPSRGYYTLGHNMHPHNSSSYSERMLTNEPCSNEVRDAVMHNQLSASNSRNYTATFPPVQANSNDVPLDETSAFNSGTHASAYVPLRDNPTLAQAFNELLDNIFSPQKHGTRTVGPLWPCHPGSEQKRKVLPTVDIKGKRPASMKVTTLRLNVASLVAEDGINSAAGVLIRNGSTAQFVGASCFSPILRREPALLLAAACCKGIKIALSYQPASITLESHLLPLLNPLYASSDQPPDVVQLKEFLSQGYPHFVVRDIPEESNRAACELALNVLHLRESYMFFNDPPEWLVPYLDQ
- the LOC125515714 gene encoding uncharacterized protein LOC125515714 isoform X8, which translates into the protein MMGSSGSGNGSRHLDPGRVHELVMRRKPYDLLHYLNSIPGASEDPHCRQIKYVAETLLLLMRRGLVPGDKTLIVDWARNAWLNATQSRLFSSQMVGGGPSNFTSDAGYNMHPHNSSSYSGRMLTNEPGSNDFRHAAMHNQLSASNPRNHTATFPPQQANSTDAYVPLRNNSKLGHDMHPHNSSSYSGRMSTNEPGLRDTATHNQLSASYSRNHTATFPQLQLNSNDVILDETSTFNPGTHASEYVPSRGYYTLGHNMHPHNSSSYSERMLTNEPCSNEVRDAVMHNQLSASNSRNYTATFPPVQANSNDVPLDETSAFNSGTHASAYVPLRDNPTLAQAFNELLDNIFSPQKHGTRTVGPLWPCHPGSEQKRKVLPTVDIKGKRPASMKVTTLRLNVASLVAEDGINSAAGVLIRNGSTAQFVGASCFSPILRREPALLLAAACCKGIKIALSYQPASITLESHLLPLLNPLYASSDQPPDVVQLKEFLSQGYPHFVVRDIPEESNRAACELALNVLHLRESYMFFNDPPEWLVPYLDQ
- the LOC125515714 gene encoding uncharacterized protein LOC125515714 isoform X7, which translates into the protein MMGSSGSGNGSRHLDPGRVHELVMRRKPYDLLHYLNSIPGASEDPHCRQIKYVAETLLLLMRRGLVPGDKTLIVDWARNAWLNATQSRLFSSQMVGGGPSNFTSDAGYNMHPHNSSSYSGRMLTNEPGSNDFRHAAMHNQLSASNPRNHTATFPPQQANSTDAYVPLRNNSKLGHDMHPHNSSSYSGRMSTNEPGLRDTATHNQLSASYSRNHTATFPQLQLNSNDGHKMHPQNSNSNSGRMLTNKPGLRDTATHNQLSASYSRNHTATFPQLQLNSNDVILDETSTFNPGTHASEYVPSRGYYTLGHNMHPHNSSSYSERMLTNEPCSNEVRDAVMHNQLSASNSRNYTATFPPVQANSNDVPLDETSAFNSGTHASAYVPLRDNPTLAQAFNELLDNIFSPQKHGTRTVGPLWPCHPGSEQKRKVLPTVDIKGKRPASMKVTTLRLNVASLVAEDGINSAAGVLIRNGSTAQFVGASCFSPILRREPALLLAAACCKGIKIALSYQPASITLESHLLPLLNPLYASSDQPPDVVQLKEFLSQGYPHFVVRDIPEESNRAACELALNVLHLRESYMFFNDPPEWLVPYLDQ